The Starkeya sp. ORNL1 DNA window CGCTTCGGTGAGCACCATGCTGCCGAGGTCCCAGACCTCCTGCTCGGCCGGGAAGCCGTCCGGCGCGCCTTCCGGCAGCGACAATTCGATCACCGGGTGGCAGAAGGCGCGGTAGGCTTCGAACTGCTCGCTGCTACCGAGTTCCTTCGTGCTGAAACGAAACGGCTGTATATGCCGCCGCTCGCGACCGCTTTTGTCCGCCCGCCCGTGGGTCCACGTGCCGACCAAGGTAAATCCTCGCCCCGTCAGCGAATCAACTGCAAATCCATGTCACACTTACACAGGACATGGCATGCATTATTCGCCGCCTTGTGGTGCCGACTTACTGGCAGGAAATACAAAACAACGTCGGCACGCAACTCCATTATATGCCTATTGCATGATGCGGAACATAGCACCATAAGAAATTAGGCGGGGGTCCCCCCGCCTCGGAACGGGAGCCCTGCGCAAATGTGCCGCGACTGCCGAATTGCGCCATCAAGGAAGCCTGCGGCGGCTGCAGGGCCGAGCGCCGCATGAGCGCGCTCGCCGCCCTCCCACTGCGCGCGACGCTGGTTCGCGCGGCCCCGCTTTACCTCGCCTGGGTGGCGATGGCAGGGATCGGACCACTCGACCTCGCCATCGGCCTTCCCGCCGCCGGGCTGGCGGCATGGGCGAGCCTTTCGCTGTTGCCATCGGGACTTGCCCGCCCCTCGCCGGTCGGGCTGGCCCGCCTCGCGTTGCGCTTTCCCGGCCAGTCGCTCGCCGCCGGCATCGATGTGGCACGCCGCGCGTTCGATCCACGCCTGCCGTTCCGGCCGGGCTATGTCGCCTGCCCGG harbors:
- a CDS encoding Na+/H+ antiporter subunit E yields the protein MSALAALPLRATLVRAAPLYLAWVAMAGIGPLDLAIGLPAAGLAAWASLSLLPSGLARPSPVGLARLALRFPGQSLAAGIDVARRAFDPRLPFRPGYVACPASLPAGLSRDAFLALVSLQPGSLPVAEQPDDVVLVHALDTGEPIAARFAAAEAQFKTAIGASKERTGVPPRG